The Aedes albopictus strain Foshan chromosome 1, AalbF5, whole genome shotgun sequence genomic interval gaagatactctatgcccaaggaagtcaaggaaatttcctttacgaaaagatcctggaccgaccgggaatcgaacccgtcaccctcagcatggtcatgctgaatacccgtgcgtttaccgcctcggctatatgggcccctcctggaggagtccttcgaAAGAACTAATATAAAGTTGCCATAACACAAACAgctaaaaagaaaagaaaaaatatATGCGGTGATATTACCCGGATAATCAAGTCCAGATAGCAGCTGTAATACATCAGATGTATTATCAAAAAAGAACCGccgataataattataataagacagaaaagaaaaaaaaacaaatgtattTATTCTGGACTGGCTTTCTGGAAAGAAGTACAGAACCGTATATACCTATACCTGCACAGCGTAGGAAATCAGGacatttcatatattttttttttgcactattTATTTATCAGAAATCATGGCTTTTACAATTTTGTTAGGCTTGGCAGAGATTTGTAACACTTTCAGCTGCGAATGAATCAGTAAGTCCCTATGGAGAAATTATggttgaacagtaaatttgaacAATGGAAGGGAAAAATTATTCAGCAAAAACCTTCGAATAACTTAACTAAGCTTAACCTAATCTATACTAAAATATCACAGCTTTTATGGAAAAATGTTCACGATTAGTGGATTTGTGGACATCTCACAAGATGTTTTGAACCTGTTTGTTGCCTTTTGAACAAATTCGATGATAGTTTCTGTTTCAGCAATTTGGTGAAGTTTATCTGTTGGAAACCAGGGATGCAAATCGAAGATCATCTTTAATAGCTTGTTCTGCTTAACCTGGAGGCGTCTTAGATGGGACAGAGCACAACTTTGCCACACTGGGCAGCCGTAGGTGAGGACTGGCCTGAACACACACTTGTAAAGAAGTAGTTTGTTCGCCAATTGGAGGGATGATCTGCGACTGATCAACGAATACATTGACCGTGTCAAACCGTTGACTTTGTTGATGCTACTATTGATGTGCTTGTCGAACAGTAGTTTTTCATCCATGGTTAACCCCAAGTAGCAAGCTTCATTTTTCCATGGAATCCTGATTCCATTTACGCTGAGTTCAGTTGCTGGTAGGTGTCTTGGAGCTCTCTTTCGCGTGAAGAAGATTGCCTGGGTCTTTGCAGCATTCGTCTTAATACGccacttctgctggaattcctctagtttGTTCTGCGCATGTTGAAGTTTGCAGCTGATGATTCTCGGATCGACGTCAGAAACCAGGAACGCCGTATCATCCGCGAAAAATGCGTAAGTAACTCCGTCAACCATAAGGACGTCACTGGTGAAAACGTTGTAGAGCGTAGGGCTTAAAACTGATCCCTGGGGGACGCCGCATGGAACGTCGAACTTTTCTGACCTACACTCGTTGACTGACACTTGAAATGTTCGCTCGAGAAGGAATGATTGTATCAACTTCACTATGTACAGCGGACAGTTGCTTCTATGTAGTTTGTAGATTATTGCTTCCTGCCAAACAGAATCATAAGCTTTTTCCACATCTAGCATAATCATTCCAGTCGATTTTTTGGTAACAAATCCTTCCTTCACTATTTTCCTTATTCGAGTTAGTTGATGATTAGTAGAGTGGCCAGCTTTAAATCCAAATTGTTCATTCGGAATCACTGCATTGGTATCCAAATGCCGATTCAACCGATTGAGGATGATCCGTTCAAGCACTTTGCTAAGGCTGCTAAGCAGGCTGATGGGGCGGTAGTTGGTAGGCAGCGTAACATCTTTTTTGGGCTTAGGAATGGCCACTACTATTGCATGTTTCCACATAGAGGGAAAATACATCAGTCTAATGCATCCATTGAAAATTTTAGTTAGGTAGACCAGACCCTTTCGGGGTAGGTGTTTAAGCAACGCATTACGGATTCCATCCTGACCCGGTGATTTCTTGCTTTTAAGGCGCTTGATGATTTCCTTGATCTCTGTAGGTTTTGCTAGGGTGGAAGGGTCAAGGTTCATCTCGTTGGAATCAGCAAGTACCTCCATCGTGTGATTCACTTCCTCGACTGTTCTTTGGTCACTCCGAAGAATGTTGTTATGAGCACGAGCAAAGTTGGTCGCCAGTGTGTTGGCCTTTTCCTTATTAGAGACCATGAGACGATCTCCATCTCGCAGAGGGGGTTGATACTTAATTGTAGATCGAAGGTGTCTgctaattttccaaaaatttttgcttcCTTGGGTCAAATCTCGAATCGTATGTTCGAAATTCTTGTACCTATGGGCTGCGCATTGCTCACGAATCCTCAGGGTAAGTGTATCAACTACCGTCTTCATGAGAGGATCTCTCGTCCTGTAGAATTGTCTTCTTCGAACGTTCCTTAAACGAATCAACAGCTTGGTTTGGAGAGGGAGGTCGTGTTTCTTCTTAGTGATATTAACAACAGGAACCGATTCTGCTTCGGCTGCATTTAAAGCTATAACGAATGCATGGATGCTGTCGTCAATTTTTTCGGTGGAGTCCAGGTTATTCAGTAATTCTGTTGTTAGATCAAGCCTTCTTTTAACGGAATTGGCAAAGCGGCTCCAGTCAGCGCGATTGTAGTTTTTATAGCTACGCACATGGATTTCAATTGGGCTATCAGGGTTGACAGTAAACACAACAGGGTAATGGTCTGAACAAAGTTCTTGACATGTTTTGGGTACAGTCATGTTAACGCGGTTGTTCGATAGCACCAAGTCTAATACTGAGCAGTGTTTTCCGCCCGGGGATATGCGAGTGTAACTGTCGGGGTGGTGTACGAAGAAATTTGAGCTTTCACTTTCTTGAAAAAGAACTTCTCCTGCTTTATTTTTCCTCGAACAAAGCCACTGACTATGTTTAGAGTTGAAATCAACGAACGAAAAAAGGTTCCGTAAAATTGGTGATCTTCCTGAGGTCTCTTTTAAAGTTGTTGAGGATCGTACGATTCGATGACCCAGGGAAGTAAGCTGCAATGATGTGCACAGGAGTGCGCACTAAGTTGAGAGTAACTTGAATTGCCTCAATAGTAGTAGTGTTTAAGCCATCTGCTTGTTTGAATGAAATTCCTTCCCGAACGAAAATGGCAACTCCGCCTCCTCGGTTTGCAACTTGAGTAGAGCGATCCAACCGAACACAAGAGTAGTTTGGGTGGAATATGGAATTATTTGGCTGTAACCATGTTTCTGTGACTACAGCAACATCGATTTTGTGAATGTCGATGAAGTCGAAAAATTCACCTTCTTTATTGCGGATGGAACGACTGTTCCAGTTCATGATGCGCAAGCTGTTCAAACTATCCATTGAAAACGTATTTGAACATCAGCTCAGACAGAGCGAGAAATTGCGATGCCTTCGTCTTACACGTAGCCAGACGTGTGAAAAGATCGTTGGCTAAACTCAAAAACTCCGAAAGGGAGAAAAGATCCGAACTGTTATTTGCACAGCTCTGGTTACCGGAAGCGGACCCCGCGagatcaacaacagcagcaacacgtTTAACAgccccaacagcagcagcagcaccacctaCAGCAGCATCAGTAGCAGAGTTCTCCTTGACTACATCCGCGAACCTCCTATTGCGGCTAGTGTATGTGGTTCCGAATGGTTTCGAAACACCGGTAGATGTTGCAGTACGACGTCGCATTTTTTTCTCTTCACTCATCTGAATGAAGTTCTTCCTAGAAGGGCAACCCTTAAAATTTGCAGTATGGTTTTGACTGCAATTAGCGCAACGAATTTCCAAATGTGAGGCTTGGCGGTCATCTCCGATTAGTGAAGGTAGGGGGCATTCATTGGAAAGGTGAAGTTCCCCGCATTTTACACATTTCGGTTCCATATTGCAGTGCCGCATGCCATGGCCGAATTGTTGACAACGGAAACACTGAACTGCGTCAACTTGCTTTTTGGAGTAGTAGCGCCAGGTTACGGTCACGTTGAAAAGAGCGTGTGTCTTTTGGAGATCACGTAGCTTGATTGCTCCTTTGGGGAAGAGAAGAAGATAACAGGCGAGATCCCCATCCGAAGTCGAGCGTACTAGTTTCACTTCAGAAGGTGAAATACCATTATCATGCAGCTCACTTTTCAACTCTCCTAAGTCAAAGACAGGAAGGCCGGTTAGAACAATTTTGATAGGCATCTCGTCACTCGTTCCGTGAGTGTAGAATTTTGCGTTCCTTAATTTGAGAGCACCAATCGCTTTGTCGAAATCCACTTTTTTCTTCACTTGCAGGCGGATTCCGGACTTGATTACCTTCTGTGTAAACGACTTCACACTGACCGCTGGAGAGGACATCAGATTGTTGATTTGCGTTACAGACCAGTTGTACACAAATATCGGTGAGCACCGAATCTTAGCATTAGTGCCTGGCCGAGCTTGTTCACTTTGCTGGTGGTGGTTTGCGTCGTCGTTCATAAGAGCGTCGAAGATGTTTTCAGTTGATACACTCGGATGCACTTCGTAGCGGTTGTTTACATCGCCTTCGGATTGCGATTGGGGCGGAATCATTTGGCCACCGTGTTGATCGGCACCCGAAGCATGAGAATGCTCACCGTTATCATTTAGCGAAGTGCTTCGCTGACGTTCCTGGTGATGATTTGGAGTTAATAGTTGTTTATCAACCATAGCATTTATCTCATTATGCGATGAGGTTATGCGAATTTTGTTTTTATCGTAATTCCTCCGGATTACTATGGAGAACGGTCCATTCGAACCACTTTTCGAACTCGCGGCATCTGGAGCACTTCCCGACGTGTGCTTACCCAGGTTTGCGGATTTACCGATTTACTTTTcgcaaaaaaatatcaaaagtaaCCGTCGTATAGCAAAGATGCTGTAGTCGGTTTGACGTTTCGATATGAACTGATTTCATATATTTTAGCATTATCATgaggcgagtcgcacaaattggtaggtggtacagtcctgaagtcctagaccgctgttaagaGGGTtgtctccttcccgtccgaaccaaagcacaaagatttgggattaatctctgactcttaaacAAGACTGACACAATCCTCCAATGGccgagaactgtcctggccacgtccttgcgacaactGAGGCAtgagaaaggatggttagttttggacacctatgaaagatgtgaaaagctctacgatctctcaggcctaggtgtcacggggtgttgttagtggaagagtaaactccaaaggatacgtttggtgaacgttcaggcacaccattgttaaactgcttcgaatcagttgtctgatCAAGACATTTCatatattttgttcaaaaaatagtaaaacccgtcggatttattaagattttttttccaaaatgagtccaaaatcaggacggatggtaacGTATCCTTAAACTTCGTCGCGAAATCTTGCAGCGAATAAAATCAACTGTATCAGATCATCCAGATAAGTTTTAAAATTTATCATACATACATATTAATCTATAGATATATTTACTTACCGCCatacttggattggacttggtgaTGTAGACCACGGAAGGGTAAAATTGCTTCTTCTGGTAGTAGGCATTCCCGATGACCAGACCCGTCAGCGCAAGGCTGATGACCGATATTCCAAGGGCACGCATCTTCACTGCACAACACCCAGCCAGCTGGCTGATACTttcgaaaaaaatgttaattttgaCGACCTTTGTCTGATGGAAATTTTAACCacttgctactgctgctgctgttattGCTGCGATCAACTTTTCATCCGTATTGGAAGCGAGTGTTCTGCGGGGTTGTTTTCTGCGAGGTCGACTCAATTTTCTCCGACCGAAGGGGACCTGTAGGGGTCAAATTTAGGATTAGCTAATGTTTTTTTGTAtggtaaaatatatttttttgcatttaaatGCTGAAAATCATTATAAAAAGTGATATTCatgaaaaaacaaatattttaattCCACGTACACAGTGAGAAACACTGaatcctatttttttttatattttatcttTTGTCTGTCATCGGTGACGGAATAAAGTGACAACCACGAGAACGAGGGGCTATGCGATGCTAGCGATTTTTAGTAATATGTAAGGGCGCATTCACAAATTTCACAACGGCAACAATTCAAGGATACccagattattgaaatattgtggatttaccggctacttgtattctccgtgcagttgaaacccggaattttcgactagcgaagttggatttttctctaaatccgtgcgtcggacctaacatcggaagtgatgcgctgtatagcggaccaggtttactatacagcgcaccacttccgatgtttggtccgacgcacggatttgaagaaaaatccaactaagtcttcgctagtcgaaaactccgattttgaactaaattgagaatattctaccggttacttaagtagccgttacaaagtaaccgttttcatataaaaattaacTTGATCGtcaccctgataaaaaagatcatagagatacaacagaatgtattgttacaacacgctgaaatgaatggtagttaccatgatttcaattgtttaaaacgatagaggaacaacagaccctatggttttccaccatagcatgtattgtaaatgtcacttttacaatagaaaattggggttgttatgtatctttaccataaaaaatccaaattttctggagcaaattcaagtcaactaccattcaatttatggtgtttttattattgaaatctctagtgccattcattttattgtgcacatattgtagttccaattaataattttcagcaggaaaatacgtacacaatatgatttgttgttgaacaatcaactttatcattattcaatgaaagtttatggcgattttattgtatatttttatcagggCAGAAAATGAATGTTGCTgggtagctagtggcaacgagaaaaagcgcatacaataaaaatgtttaaaatcatttttaagttctagattgagtttaaataagggcggaagtaacatgagagagttctcttcatcgactctctgcaaattaaagtgacaagatgcaaattcaatcaaacttttttacacttagacgctagattgcatcgcaatcttTCGTTTACGCGTAAAAAAGTTTAATggaacttgcatcttgtcactttaatttgaagaagagagagtcgatgaagagaactcgctcatgttactttcgcccttatttaaactcaatctagagttactctttttataaaacggctacttttgaggccatactgaagcgaccggtagaatacaagtataGCCGGCAAATAaatccacaatatataaattgcAAACTTTAAGTTTATAAATCTCGTTCTAATACAATGtataaggcgccatccacaaattacgtaacgctctagggggagggggggggggggtggagtatgaccgagcgttacggtgcataaggcattttatgagacgtttcaaatcagctgttttttgaatgtttaccagctttgaagtccaaccggtgggcccatttatttacattttcgttagcataacatgtgatacgggACCAccaataaacggggttcatttatctgcaaaaatgcgtcaatccaccCACtataatagtctattttacgaaatgacaacagtgttgatattgatattaacactcacgagcTTGGgccgcaacctcctgtcaaattttcattcatgaaatgagcgatcagctgatccgaaacgtctcgtaaaatggctcattaatatccgtacactcaaattaatttactgatagaatctaagtgcagaaagcacatagaTTAGGAACGAGAGAGACAAAAATCGTTCTAAGTGCAACTAATGAAAATTAAAAGTTACAATATTATAATTCATTCTTCTTATAATATATTTAGAGTGGGGCAACATAGAAAGCAACCCGGTCAACATAAAACCCAAACACAAACATAACAAACCGAATCGaacatagagataagtgacatttcaacacacgaacactaacgcaaatttttcctcacacaaaagtgcacgccgattgaaaggctattcagattgtatatgcaaatattacacaatcgaattgggtaaaacgggtaaataatgataaaactgacgtccggggcaagagtgcaaatattttcctcgcagtttcacaactacatctacaaaaaaggcacgcatacatttgatcgtGATTACCTCTATGGCGCGCTCAGAAGACACACATTTGGTTgcggaatattgaaaaaaaaaaaactcttccataCGTGGTGCTGCGTCGCCCGAGTCGCTTGCTGTTTTTGAAGGTATGTAGTGCACTCGGTGGTGCACTTGTTAGAACCTTTTCAAACTACGTACATTCCTTTTGTATTTCTATAGAATTACACTTCATGGTCGCCGCTCCTTCACCGTCACCAAGGACGAACGCGTGGACGATTTGGGATCCTGGCGGATCCTAGACTGAATAAGGCTGCGATGAGGATGTGCTTTTTTATCAGTTTGGTAGGgtccaaattgatcactttagtgTTTAGTTTCGTAAATAAAATCAGCTTGATCGTAGACTATGAGAAATTTGGATTAGAAATCTTACGCGCAATACAAAAAttgttgggttctcatacaaaaaatcttacaaaagggggagggggtgtcgaaaaatcgcaaaaaatccctACGTAAATAATGGACAGCTCCTTTTCAGATGatatgttttttttctgtttttatgcTATAGAGCttactgacgtttattcacctctctctttcaagtatgcaggcgggataggatttgttttcatcgggaaacctttcctgatgacaacaaattctattccgcctgcatgtttgaaagagaaaggtgaataaacgtcagcaagctctgtATCGAAGAAAAAATCTTATAGTAGTTGTGGAAATCATTGGGATCATATAAAAACGATGCTACCGATTCATAACAAAAATCCAGACAGAGTAATTTGAGGAAGAATTTAAAGCTAAGATCATCGagaattttttagtaaaatttatagCGCAATCGCTGGAGTGTTTTTAAGAATGCTTTAAAAAGAATTTCTAGCGAAATGTAGTCTTTGGAGGAGTTGATGATCAATCACGTATGAttaataaattcaattacaattacaattacaattatcaACATCACGTTAGAACTCGCGACTGCTAGGGAAGTTTGTTTGTAGTGACCTCTGTTGCCGACTCTGGCAGCACTGACGATACAGGCATACCGCCTCGCAAAACACACCGAATGGATTCTGTAGGTAACGACACTGACACTACACAGTGACGTTTTTCGCTATAGGCCAAACGAATGACAAGCGGAGTAATATAGCTTACTTTTTTGCAAGTCACTCCAAAGCATAGTAGAATTACAAACATTCCCGAATTTAGAAAGCGATAATATTACAACCGTGAATTATTTTGGATCCCTGATTTGGATTAGTTGATCGCAGTTAGTTGTAAGTTTATAATAATATATGAGTTACAGTTGACTGTTATACTATTGTATTTCTAAATCGTTAGGTTGACACGGTTGAGTTGTAGGCGACGCCGAATTGTGCGAGCCGTTAGATCTGCTCATTCAGACCCACCACACTAATTGTAAGTCCCCTGTAACTTGCATCGATAAAACAATTAACTAAACGCAATTGAACTTGTTATTAGGGCCGTATTATAGTCCACAATCAGGCACGATTGTAGTCGCGACTTGTTGGATCGTTCTTACTTTAGAGAAGACGAATTTGTAAGTACATATCATTATTAAAATTTTGAGATACCCGTAATAATCAAATAAATATAGCTTCAAGAATCACGTCAACGAACACCTGGCGTTTCTCTGGAGAGGTCATCGAGAAGGAAAGATCCAACaaagcttgaagaaattcttattagCATCTCGGCAGAAGGATGCCTGAAACAGACATGAATGACTGTAAAATATGCCGTAAATCCAACAACCTGGACAATATGGTATTTTGCCCGCGGTGTGAGGAGTGGTTTCACTACCAGTGCGCCGGTGTCAACGAATCCGTCGCGGATCGAAGCTGGGTATGTGTGAATTGTTCGATTCTGCCACCAGTCGACCCGCCTGGACAAACGAGTACCCCGGTGAGTAGTATAGCGATTGGACCAATCCCGTCCTCCCTTAGCCAACCCGCGAGCAGTGCCCCGCCCGGACTTTCGTTGCCAACCATAGTCCCCGCCTCGGCGGATAGACACTCAATTCTAACCGAGCAGGCCCGGGCGAGCCTCCAGTGGATCCAGGAGCAGAGAGATCTACTGGAGCGAGAAATGGAAGAGAATCACAGGCAGGAAATGGAGCGAAAGCGGCATGAGTTGAAGAAACTGGCAAATAAAGCAATGATGGGAATTATCGACACCACGAAGGACGGATTAGCAAACAGTTTGGGTGGCCAGCTGGAAGCGGCGCCGACAGGTGTCAGCAAGGTGCAGAACTGGATGCAGCAAATGGTCGGCGAGATGAAGAACCTCTCGATGGCCCAATCTGCTGGAAGGCCAGAGGTGACAGCGACGAGCCTGCCTACGTTTGACATCAGTTCGGTTCCGACAACCGCAGGAATGAATCTGAGTGTATTTGATCCGACTTCATCATCAACTATCCATGGAATGCCGGACATGTCGGCGGTTGCTCCGACAACAACGTTTCCTTCACTTCAACCCAGTTCAGCACCTCTCATCCAGTCACAACTGAGTAACTCAGTGTATCCCTCTCCCGTTCCAATCTCCTCAGCTCCTCTAGCCCCACAATTACCCAGCGGTGCACAATCCGAATTCTCTTCCCTCGGAAGGCTAGCAACTGCACCCAGAGGACTGGTTAGCCGAGTACCGAATCTATCCGGATTGGGAGTCAACAATCCAACGAATGTAGTGACAGCTTGTTCCGTGATGCCAGCAGTGGGCTTTACTCAACCAGGGATTTCAGTTAGTCCTGCTGCTCAGATAGGTAACACATTCTCACTCTCGACTGGACAGTCTCTAAATTACATTGGCTCGCTACCCAATGAGAGATTTCCAGAGGTACAGTCTGTAGCGTTCCCAGCATCCGGGCCAGGTGTGGTATTGGATGGGAGGATGATGAGCAGTGGACAATATTTCCAACAACAACCACATCCGGGGCTTGCATCGAATGTCGGAGCGGCGGGCGGATTTCCGAACGTACTGAATAACGCTCCAGCACAGCCAAGGCTCTACGATCCCGTGGGACAGCATCTGGCTCCCTCTCAACACCAATTGATGGCAAGACAGGTCATGCCCAAGGACCTTCCTTCCTTCAGGGGCGACCCTGAGGATTGGCCGCTCTTCTATAGCGCTTATGTTAACTCGACAACGGCGTGTGGCTACAGTGACTTTGAAAACTTAGCCAGActgcaaaaagcgttacaaggaagGGCGTTGGAAGTGGTCAAAAGTCGTCTACTGCTTCCAGCGTGTGTACCACAAGTCGTGAACACACTCTACATGCTGTTCGGGCGTCCAGAACTGATAATTCAGACTCTGTTGAATAAAATTCGCGAAGTTCCCCCGCCAAGAGCAGACCGATTGGATACTTTGATCTCTTTTGGGATGGCCGTTCAGAACTTGTGCGACCACTTGGAGGCGGCGGGGCAACTGGCACACTTATGCAACCCGACGCTGCTACAGGAACTAGTGGAGAAGCTCCCAGCTCAACAGCGCTTGGATTGGGCATTGTATAAACGGCAGTTTGTTGCGGTCGACCTACGCACGTTCGCCTCCTATATGTCTACATTGGTTGCGGCGGCCTCAGAAGTCACGGTGATTGCGGACACTAAACAACTGCGACCAGCCAAGGTGGGTTCAGCGAAAGAGAAGAACTTTCTTAACGCGCATTCAGTACCTGAGCCAGCGAAGAAGGAAGTCAAGGAGGAATCCACTCCGACGGTCCTGTGTTTAGCGTGCAATGGCGCTGGCCACAAGGTAAAGGACTGTGCCGTCTTCAAGAAGTGGGGGCCTGATAGCCGGTGGAAGACCGTTCAAGACCATCATTTGTGTCGGATATGCTTGGGGAAACATGGGCGTCGTCCGTGCAAGTCACAAGCGTGGTGTGGCATCGAAGGCTGCCAGCAACGGCATCACCAGCTGCTTCATACACAGTTCCAGAAACTGCAACAACCCACCGAAGCACAGCCAAAGAACCCAGGCAAAGGCTCTGTGGAAGGTGTGAACGCTCATCGTACTGCGGAGAAATCGACGCTGTTTCGGATCCTGCCAGTACAACTTTCTTGGAAAGGTAAATCGGTGGAGACGTTCGCTTTCCTGGATGATGGATCGTCCATGACGCTAGTGGAGCAGTCGATTGCAGATCGCTTGGGTATAAACGATGGGGAATCTCTACCTCTATGCTTAACGTGGACCAGTGATGTGAACCGCCAGGTACCAAACTCCCAACGAGTCTCGCTGAAAATCTCGGGCGCAGGGAAAGACGAACAATACGCTTTGATCGATACCCGGACTGTTGGCAATTTGAAGCTCCCAATGCAATCGCTGAAATATGAGGACCTGTCACGTCAGTACACACACTTACGAGGACTACCAATCAGAAGCTACGACTCAGTTGTACCAGGAATTTTGATCGGGTCAAACAACGCCGGCCTTATAGCATCATTGAAGCTGCGTGAGGGTCAATTGGGTGACCCAATAGGAGCCAAGACGCGTCTAGGATGGACCATATATGGATACGCAGTCGACCGTGAGAGGGTAGCAAACTTCAGTTTCCACATCTGTGAATGCCACGGCGAACACAAAACGAATGAACAGCTGCACGACCTGATTAAGCAACATTTCTCCCTCGAAAATGTAGGAGTATCAGCTGACCAAACTCCTGAGTCTGACGACGACAAGCGTGCTCCTCGGTTGCTGAAGGAGACGACGAGACGAACCTCAGTGGGCTTTGAAACAGGGCTGCTTTGGCGAACTGACTCTGTAGTTCTACCAAATAGTTACCCCATGGCGATACGCCGTCTTGAATGCTTCGAGCGGAGATTGAATAGGGACCCCGATTTGCGAGTTAGTGTACAGCGTCTGATCGAAGAGTATTTAGAAAATGGTTACATCCATGAGGCAACATCTCATGAGCTGGAGTCGGCAGATCCAAAGAAGGTGTGGTATCTGCCACTAGGAGTCGTGAAAAACCCG includes:
- the LOC134285126 gene encoding uncharacterized protein LOC134285126, translated to MPETDMNDCKICRKSNNLDNMVFCPRCEEWFHYQCAGVNESVADRSWVCVNCSILPPVDPPGQTSTPVSSIAIGPIPSSLSQPASSAPPGLSLPTIVPASADRHSILTEQARASLQWIQEQRDLLEREMEENHRQEMERKRHELKKLANKAMMGIIDTTKDGLANSLGGQLEAAPTGVSKVQNWMQQMVGEMKNLSMAQSAGRPEVTATSLPTFDISSVPTTAGMNLSVFDPTSSSTIHGMPDMSAVAPTTTFPSLQPSSAPLIQSQLSNSVYPSPVPISSAPLAPQLPSGAQSEFSSLGRLATAPRGLVSRVPNLSGLGVNNPTNVVTACSVMPAVGFTQPGISVSPAAQIGNTFSLSTGQSLNYIGSLPNERFPEVQSVAFPASGPGVVLDGRMMSSGQYFQQQPHPGLASNVGAAGGFPNVLNNAPAQPRLYDPVGQHLAPSQHQLMARQVMPKDLPSFRGDPEDWPLFYSAYVNSTTACGYSDFENLARLQKALQGRALEVVKSRLLLPACVPQVVNTLYMLFGRPELIIQTLLNKIREVPPPRADRLDTLISFGMAVQNLCDHLEAAGQLAHLCNPTLLQELVEKLPAQQRLDWALYKRQFVAVDLRTFASYMSTLVAAASEVTVIADTKQLRPAKVGSAKEKNFLNAHSVPEPAKKEVKEESTPTVLCLACNGAGHKVKDCAVFKKWGPDSRWKTVQDHHLCRICLGKHGRRPCKSQAWCGIEGCQQRHHQLLHTQFQKLQQPTEAQPKNPGKGSVEGVNAHRTAEKSTLFRILPVQLSWKGKSVETFAFLDDGSSMTLVEQSIADRLGINDGESLPLCLTWTSDVNRQVPNSQRVSLKISGAGKDEQYALIDTRTVGNLKLPMQSLKYEDLSRQYTHLRGLPIRSYDSVVPGILIGSNNAGLIASLKLREGQLGDPIGAKTRLGWTIYGYAVDRERVANFSFHICECHGEHKTNEQLHDLIKQHFSLENVGVSADQTPESDDDKRAPRLLKETTRRTSVGFETGLLWRTDSVVLPNSYPMAIRRLECFERRLNRDPDLRVSVQRLIEEYLENGYIHEATSHELESADPKKVWYLPLGVVKNPKKPNKIRLVWDAAAKVGGISLNTMLLKGPDMLIPLASVLCGFRQYSVAVSGDLKQMFHQFRIRPQDVHSQRFLYREQPSGPVKTFVMDVGSFGATCSPSQAQYIKNLNAKKHETEFPQAATAIIKKHYVDDYLDSFDTEEEAIKVAMEVKLVHARGGFEIRNWHSNSAALLDRVGEQKLLEPKAINVNTESETERVLGLLWLPNEDLLAFAADLNLNEVTPTKRQILRCVMSLFDSQGILSHITVQGRMIIQDTWRSQVSWDEVVSDASQVRWRKWIKLLDDVNKIRLPRAYFPGFSAADIGVVELHIFTDASEEAYAATAYFRTVIKGEAYCTLIMAKAKVAPLKALSVPRLELMGALLGARLAKAVCEYHTIPIRRRILWTDSLATLAWIQSQHCRYRQFVAFRVGEILSKTEAEEWRWVPTKHNVADEATKWGKGPSTDVESRWFKGPEFLYLPEDKWPVRKLSGPIETTEELRPSLIHHAATTKDIIRWERFSKWERLLRSIAYVHRFLANCRQQQKKRPLFTGCLTKEELQKAEISLWCITQATAYPDEITVLRQQNVNPKKAIEKTSPVYKLSPYLDEQGVMRMDSRIGAASFVGYDFKFPVILPRNHPATLLLINWYHRRYLHANNETVHNEIRQRFHISNLRTVVRHVAKNCQACRIAKVTPSTPKMAPLPDARLAVAVRPFSFVGLDYFGPMQVKVGRSYVKRWIALFTCLTIRAIHLEIVHSLSTESCKMAVRRFVARRGSPVEIYSDNGTNFQGASRELRAEIEATNKEMQETFTNTNTKWIFNPPSAPHFGGSWERLTTLQKKP